A genomic region of uncultured Methanobrevibacter sp. contains the following coding sequences:
- a CDS encoding energy-coupling factor ABC transporter ATP-binding protein: MTNIQLSTENLSFTYHDGTQALKNINIEIQKGEKVAIIGPNGAGKSTLFSHFNGLSEPTSGCVKIEGKPISFEKEELLKVRQKVGIVFQNPNDQLFAPTVKEDVAFGPMNLGLSYEEVEKRVEEALKMVGMENCENKTPHHLSGGQQKRVAIAGIIAMKPEIMILDEPTAGLDPDGVEKVLDIMNQLNKEGVTLIISSHDIDMISEYADKIFILYNGEIIESGNKNKIFSNRELLKKAHLRTPITTEILYNLKEAGFNIDTEKISVKDTCEEIIKAKQINE, encoded by the coding sequence ATGACAAATATACAATTATCAACTGAAAATTTAAGCTTTACATATCATGATGGTACTCAAGCTTTAAAAAATATTAACATTGAAATTCAAAAAGGGGAAAAAGTAGCTATTATCGGACCTAATGGTGCTGGCAAATCAACACTTTTCTCACACTTCAATGGTTTAAGTGAACCTACTTCCGGATGTGTTAAAATAGAAGGTAAACCTATCTCTTTTGAAAAAGAAGAGCTACTTAAAGTTAGACAAAAAGTAGGAATTGTATTCCAAAATCCTAATGACCAACTATTTGCACCAACAGTCAAAGAAGATGTAGCTTTCGGACCTATGAATTTAGGTTTAAGTTATGAAGAAGTGGAAAAACGAGTTGAAGAAGCTTTAAAAATGGTAGGTATGGAAAACTGTGAAAATAAAACACCCCACCATTTAAGTGGAGGTCAACAAAAAAGAGTAGCTATTGCTGGAATAATAGCTATGAAACCTGAAATAATGATTTTAGATGAACCTACAGCAGGTTTGGATCCAGATGGTGTTGAAAAAGTACTGGACATTATGAACCAACTTAATAAAGAAGGAGTAACTTTAATTATTTCATCCCATGACATAGATATGATTAGCGAATATGCTGATAAAATATTTATTCTTTACAATGGTGAAATAATTGAATCTGGAAATAAAAATAAAATATTTTCAAATAGAGAATTATTAAAAAAAGCTCATCTAAGAACACCTATAACTACAGAAATATTATACAATTTAAAAGAAGCAGGTTTTAATATTGATACTGAAAAAATAAGTGTCAAAGATACTTGTGAAGAGATAATAAAAGCTAAACAAATTAATGAGTAG
- the cbiQ gene encoding cobalt ECF transporter T component CbiQ — MVDITQTLKLDDIASGDSVIHNLDGRVKLISTVLIIIFTVFSDKLIVPIIMELFLLIILFLSKIPKKEIIKRLLLLLPFGGFIIIFQPFIHSGNILWTYSWMQITDTGLNWGILLLARLITSLTAIIILSSTSPLQEIVASFRKLKMPKELAMILSITVRFLFVFIDELTTIKNAQKSRNFNIHSNLVSYKWRLRQVGYTIAMMFLKSYEQGERVHKSMVSRGFSDMSHLFNEKRHLEKSDYIYMILLILIMIIIEVILYKYSNQLGYLGLKLSIN; from the coding sequence TTGGTAGATATTACTCAAACTCTTAAGTTAGATGACATCGCATCTGGCGATAGTGTAATTCATAACTTAGATGGAAGAGTTAAATTAATATCTACAGTTTTAATAATTATTTTTACAGTTTTTTCAGACAAATTAATTGTTCCTATTATCATGGAACTATTTTTATTAATTATTTTATTTTTATCAAAAATACCTAAAAAAGAAATAATTAAACGATTACTATTATTACTACCTTTTGGTGGATTTATAATAATATTCCAACCTTTTATCCACTCAGGAAACATATTATGGACTTATTCATGGATGCAAATAACTGACACTGGTTTAAATTGGGGAATACTATTATTAGCCAGATTAATTACATCACTTACTGCAATTATAATTCTATCCTCAACAAGCCCTTTACAAGAAATTGTAGCTTCATTTAGAAAATTAAAAATGCCTAAAGAACTAGCAATGATTCTAAGTATTACTGTGAGATTTTTATTTGTATTTATCGATGAATTAACAACTATCAAAAATGCTCAAAAATCCAGAAATTTCAACATACACTCTAATTTAGTTTCTTACAAATGGAGATTAAGACAAGTTGGTTATACAATTGCTATGATGTTTTTAAAATCATATGAACAAGGCGAAAGAGTTCATAAAAGCATGGTTAGTCGTGGTTTTTCTGACATGTCACATTTATTTAATGAGAAAAGACACCTTGAAAAATCAGATTATATTTACATGATTTTATTAATACTTATTATGATTATTATTGAAGTTATTTTATACAAATACTCAAATCAATTAGGATATTTAGGATTAAAACTCTCAATTAACTAG
- a CDS encoding PDGLE domain-containing protein, translating into MHLSKKDGYLILVAVIICIIISCLSPFIASGNPDGLEKSAEDAGLSEDYNVDGLNGIYSSPFPDYTFEPLGSIGEIGVLILGVVISLAVGLAIGKILKKRS; encoded by the coding sequence ATGCATCTCAGTAAAAAAGATGGATACTTAATACTTGTCGCAGTTATCATATGTATTATAATTAGTTGTCTTTCACCATTTATTGCCTCTGGAAACCCTGATGGTCTTGAAAAATCTGCAGAAGATGCTGGATTATCTGAAGATTATAATGTTGACGGATTAAACGGAATATATTCTTCTCCATTTCCAGATTATACCTTTGAACCATTAGGATCAATTGGAGAAATTGGAGTTCTTATACTTGGTGTAGTAATAAGCCTAGCAGTTGGACTTGCTATTGGAAAAATTCTTAAAAAAAGAAGTTAA
- the cbiM gene encoding cobalt transporter CbiM, whose amino-acid sequence MHIPDGFIPWNQCIIYYVILIVALYFATRWARNNLKDKHIPLMGILAAGIFAIMSMNIPIPFGTSGHMVGGCLVALVFCAPEATILIFTIVLLIQALLCGDGGFTALGANVLNMGIIGGSIGLFTFKGLRKIIGKYAAVGFAAWFATVVSAIAAAVELAIAGTFPLDLGIYSMVLYHVFIGIIEAILTVIIIKALEKFRPDLLMWNQKVQGGK is encoded by the coding sequence ATGCACATACCAGATGGATTTATTCCATGGAATCAATGCATAATTTATTATGTTATATTAATTGTAGCCCTTTACTTTGCAACAAGATGGGCAAGAAATAATCTTAAAGACAAACATATCCCCCTTATGGGAATACTTGCAGCAGGAATATTTGCCATAATGTCTATGAACATACCAATCCCATTTGGAACCAGTGGCCACATGGTTGGAGGATGTTTAGTAGCACTAGTATTCTGTGCTCCAGAAGCAACAATATTAATATTTACAATAGTACTATTAATACAAGCATTACTATGTGGTGATGGAGGATTTACTGCTTTAGGAGCTAATGTATTAAATATGGGAATTATAGGTGGAAGTATAGGACTATTCACATTCAAAGGTTTAAGAAAAATTATTGGAAAATATGCTGCTGTGGGATTTGCTGCATGGTTTGCAACTGTAGTATCTGCTATCGCAGCTGCTGTTGAACTCGCAATCGCAGGAACATTTCCTCTTGATTTAGGAATATACTCAATGGTATTATATCACGTATTTATAGGAATTATTGAAGCTATCCTAACTGTAATTATAATAAAGGCTTTAGAAAAATTTAGACCAGATTTACTTATGTGGAACCAAAAAGTTCAAGGAGGAAAATAA
- a CDS encoding oligosaccharide repeat unit polymerase family protein, with protein MSLIYTKLTSIVNKISDLFHESLLFTIIFSILNFFEKEWVNSYFKGLYPSENFLGFIKKNKILNSHVFHPLMVLVVFGAFLILSINSVSNSLAITLAIAFIAFFIGSTLLPKYFLNKEFKKPIIQFKSKDLYSIGFCLVLISILFFFVSVASVGGIPILKTSLRYQLKPLFTMPVFLIIPGVCILASVYLKQFQEHKITRSQARFRFLILIGISCMFLLALGYRTPLLAVLLIMIIIGYYGNILAVWEVVIGALFGVCAIIGIGYFRSIEEYTISSATNPFYTLESRADFTLNVLNLLDFIGGNFGVTHGNLIASSIPGSDLGPRMLIGKLIAWRTEVTVTPTLIGQMVIDFGKIGVAIEMCGLGFILGIGYKIMKKTKDFFYIGLYSLLLTYSILGVETGILDIQVLIYFIIAIFIYLAFIIKSNKC; from the coding sequence ATGAGCTTAATATATACAAAATTAACTTCAATTGTAAATAAAATCTCAGATTTATTTCATGAATCCCTTTTATTTACAATTATATTTTCCATTTTGAATTTTTTTGAAAAAGAATGGGTAAATAGCTATTTTAAAGGACTCTATCCTAGTGAAAACTTTTTAGGATTTATTAAGAAAAATAAAATATTAAACTCACATGTGTTTCATCCATTAATGGTTCTTGTAGTGTTTGGTGCATTTTTAATATTATCCATAAACTCTGTTTCAAATAGTTTAGCTATTACACTAGCTATTGCATTTATTGCATTTTTTATAGGATCTACATTATTACCTAAATATTTTTTAAATAAAGAATTTAAAAAACCAATAATTCAATTTAAAAGTAAAGATTTATATTCAATCGGATTCTGTTTAGTTTTAATAAGTATATTATTCTTCTTTGTAAGTGTGGCTTCAGTTGGAGGAATTCCAATTCTTAAAACATCTTTAAGATATCAATTAAAGCCATTATTTACAATGCCCGTGTTTTTAATAATCCCAGGAGTTTGTATATTGGCCAGTGTTTATTTAAAACAATTTCAAGAACATAAAATTACCCGTTCACAAGCAAGATTTAGATTCTTAATTTTGATTGGGATTAGTTGTATGTTTTTATTAGCTTTAGGTTACAGAACACCACTACTTGCAGTTTTACTTATCATGATAATCATAGGTTACTATGGAAATATCCTAGCAGTGTGGGAAGTTGTAATTGGTGCTTTGTTTGGTGTATGTGCAATCATAGGAATTGGTTATTTTAGATCAATAGAAGAATATACTATCAGTTCAGCAACCAACCCATTTTATACTTTGGAAAGTAGAGCTGATTTCACATTAAATGTTTTAAATCTTTTAGATTTTATTGGAGGAAACTTTGGAGTAACCCATGGAAATTTAATAGCTAGTTCCATACCTGGAAGTGACTTAGGACCACGGATGTTAATTGGAAAATTAATAGCATGGAGAACAGAAGTTACTGTAACACCAACATTAATTGGACAAATGGTAATTGACTTTGGTAAAATTGGAGTAGCTATTGAAATGTGCGGACTTGGATTTATTTTAGGAATTGGATATAAAATAATGAAAAAGACCAAAGATTTTTTTTATATTGGCCTATATAGCTTACTTTTAACATATTCAATATTAGGTGTTGAAACAGGAATATTAGATATTCAGGTATTAATATACTTCATAATAGCCATATTTATCTATCTAGCATTTATTATAAAATCAAATAAATGCTAA
- a CDS encoding adhesin: MKKGILNKLTIVDYIIILGVICAIAFAFIHITTDDSNDTKTSSYDSSTMNKIVENYLKLYREGNIIETSVSGYNATTGEKVELHGNISWIDDDKGSNVKVLINSNGTQYLAGLYKDIPYADIYIDSISLESDGNKYKNLTEVTINPKNITSLNELISGIKNSTNYEITTTLSVDELSTLDYQELSNSLYSHDKRISIKGSNTGLYNQLIITRATSEELNLANGILGTFDGSTSPITIRIYNCTGEDLQTIENNYNVTNIKTF; the protein is encoded by the coding sequence ATGAAAAAAGGAATATTAAATAAACTTACAATTGTGGATTATATTATCATCCTTGGAGTAATATGTGCAATTGCATTTGCATTTATCCACATTACAACAGATGATTCAAATGATACAAAAACATCATCTTATGATTCATCAACAATGAATAAAATCGTGGAAAATTATTTAAAACTTTATAGAGAAGGAAACATAATTGAAACTAGTGTCAGCGGATACAATGCAACAACTGGTGAAAAAGTTGAATTGCATGGGAACATATCATGGATTGATGATGATAAAGGATCCAATGTAAAAGTATTAATTAATTCAAATGGAACCCAATACTTGGCAGGATTATATAAAGATATTCCATATGCAGATATTTATATAGATTCCATATCTCTTGAAAGTGATGGAAACAAATATAAAAACTTAACAGAAGTAACTATTAATCCAAAAAATATCACTTCATTAAATGAATTAATATCTGGAATTAAAAATAGTACAAATTATGAAATTACCACAACATTATCTGTAGATGAATTAAGTACTCTTGATTACCAAGAATTAAGTAATAGTCTCTACTCACATGATAAAAGAATCTCCATAAAAGGATCAAACACAGGATTATACAATCAATTAATAATAACTAGAGCAACCAGCGAAGAACTAAACCTTGCAAATGGAATTTTAGGAACTTTTGATGGTTCAACTAGCCCAATAACAATTAGAATTTATAATTGTACTGGTGAAGACTTACAAACTATTGAAAATAACTATAATGTTACAAATATCAAAACATTCTAA
- a CDS encoding 4Fe-4S binding protein, translating to MKIDNEECGVCEDCIDICPEEAIIKKAFKVEIDVDKCNDCGECVDICPTGAIFDE from the coding sequence TTGAAAATTGACAATGAAGAATGTGGAGTTTGTGAAGACTGTATTGACATATGTCCAGAAGAAGCAATAATAAAAAAAGCATTTAAAGTAGAAATTGACGTTGATAAATGTAATGATTGTGGAGAATGCGTTGATATCTGCCCAACAGGTGCTATTTTCGATGAATAA
- a CDS encoding UPF0254 family protein codes for MIKIATAECFTHGKIGRELHAIAQGYTGNFGRNYIDNPKKYGDFNYNELSVTCSLFIPTIEAVKTVLQVENPPEPTTLIKGIKCYEEKEDKEVSKIMAEAVRKITSCDIAIGTTAGIGRGGIAIVSNKYTIITTSDVNSDLRQNNSEELFQRQENGIEKCVKIVLFLLNNDFNSIKSMNNVEIIEN; via the coding sequence ATGATTAAAATAGCTACTGCCGAATGTTTTACACATGGGAAAATAGGAAGGGAGCTTCATGCAATAGCTCAAGGATATACTGGAAATTTTGGAAGAAATTATATAGATAACCCTAAAAAATATGGTGATTTCAACTACAATGAACTTAGTGTAACATGCAGTCTTTTTATACCCACTATTGAAGCTGTGAAAACCGTATTACAAGTTGAAAACCCACCAGAACCTACAACTTTAATTAAAGGAATTAAATGTTATGAAGAAAAAGAAGATAAAGAAGTTAGTAAAATCATGGCTGAAGCTGTAAGAAAAATAACTTCTTGCGACATAGCTATTGGAACTACTGCTGGAATCGGTAGAGGAGGAATAGCTATTGTAAGTAATAAATATACCATTATAACAACCAGTGATGTTAACAGTGATTTAAGACAAAATAATAGTGAAGAATTATTCCAAAGACAAGAAAATGGAATTGAAAAATGTGTAAAAATAGTCTTATTCCTTTTAAATAATGATTTTAATTCCATTAAATCTATGAATAATGTAGAAATTATAGAAAATTAA
- a CDS encoding Nif3-like dinuclear metal center hexameric protein yields the protein MKLKEIIEFIDKNIPKTLALKNDEIGFKKEYDLNQNINSIEIFMDLYPEFDINKSDTLILTHHPPLFNPKTPTYTIHSNWDIITGGANEALAKSLNLKVISPFDRNTNIGRICKTNKKFKEFKNDVLNKFEEIKIVNKPDDNKQLNKVGIISGFGLKNTNYIKLAHELNLELLISGDLTQESAILAKNLDITLIDLGHHNSEVPGLYKLKEILEPLNIKCEVINIKPWKTYKI from the coding sequence ATGAAGCTTAAAGAAATAATTGAATTTATAGATAAAAATATACCTAAAACATTAGCTTTAAAAAATGATGAAATAGGTTTTAAAAAAGAATATGATTTAAATCAAAATATCAACTCAATTGAGATATTTATGGATTTATATCCTGAATTTGATATAAATAAATCAGATACATTAATTTTAACACACCACCCCCCACTATTTAATCCAAAAACTCCAACTTACACCATACATTCAAATTGGGATATTATCACAGGTGGTGCTAATGAAGCACTAGCTAAAAGTTTAAATTTAAAAGTTATTTCTCCTTTCGACAGAAATACAAATATAGGTAGAATCTGTAAAACTAATAAAAAGTTCAAAGAATTTAAAAACGATGTTTTAAATAAATTTGAGGAAATTAAAATTGTAAATAAACCTGATGACAATAAACAACTCAACAAAGTTGGAATTATATCAGGATTTGGCCTTAAAAACACTAATTATATTAAATTAGCTCATGAATTAAATTTGGAGTTATTAATATCTGGAGATTTAACTCAAGAAAGTGCCATTCTAGCTAAAAATTTAGATATTACTCTAATTGATTTAGGCCATCATAACAGTGAAGTTCCAGGGCTGTATAAATTAAAGGAGATATTAGAACCTCTTAATATAAAATGTGAAGTTATTAATATAAAACCTTGGAAAACATATAAGATATAA
- a CDS encoding SAM-dependent methyltransferase HcgC family protein, with protein sequence MNVDTGITSEVFTIKSETKLIDIFNEIINKKSDACLNYINNLNLDKNTKIVVVGTYFTGVGIVKKLSEEYENILLIDIYPHLKELLNTDIGGNYKNTIDFSTDLTLIHSGDVVIDTTGFGGLTVEQSSEINSKVFLIEDPVAEDNDNLLQNKNNIHERLKVVNADNKAILKTKGLNTKTSGTMTLTIGVLTQALTQSQKKEGVLYSACEMGFFEEVIFKQKNIQKFINLVNVKAMKISTINPFSCDELIDMQLNKIESKMI encoded by the coding sequence ATGAATGTTGATACTGGAATAACCTCTGAAGTTTTTACCATCAAATCTGAAACTAAGTTAATAGATATATTTAACGAAATAATCAATAAAAAATCTGATGCTTGTTTAAATTATATCAATAACTTAAATTTAGACAAAAATACTAAAATTGTTGTTGTTGGAACTTATTTTACAGGAGTAGGAATTGTTAAAAAATTAAGTGAAGAATATGAAAATATTTTATTAATAGATATTTATCCCCACTTAAAAGAATTGTTAAATACAGATATCGGTGGAAATTATAAAAATACAATTGATTTTTCAACAGATTTAACCTTAATTCACAGTGGTGATGTGGTTATAGATACTACTGGTTTTGGTGGATTAACTGTAGAACAATCATCTGAGATTAACTCTAAAGTATTTTTAATAGAAGATCCAGTAGCTGAAGATAATGATAATTTACTTCAAAATAAAAACAATATTCATGAAAGATTAAAAGTAGTAAATGCAGATAATAAAGCTATTTTAAAAACTAAAGGATTGAATACTAAAACATCTGGAACCATGACTCTTACTATTGGTGTTTTAACACAAGCTTTAACCCAATCACAAAAAAAAGAAGGGGTTCTTTACAGCGCATGTGAAATGGGATTTTTTGAAGAAGTTATTTTCAAACAAAAAAATATACAAAAATTCATAAATTTAGTTAATGTAAAAGCTATGAAAATATCTACTATCAATCCATTTAGTTGCGATGAATTAATAGACATGCAATTAAATAAAATTGAATCAAAAATGATTTAA
- a CDS encoding DUF3236 domain-containing protein, whose amino-acid sequence MAFEKMIKKALEESRNNCRLGDTLEEVTEIQNYIKNAKKIYIPNKNGIKVDVLNKVLKEYNLPTAKILQINTNEADSNRSPAFAKAMMALDVCDCDLIIARGRLGLPGSGSLLLIVDNKGRILTCGTSPSHAVSQKSLEDAVYEEANEALQKVGFKKEG is encoded by the coding sequence ATGGCTTTTGAAAAAATGATTAAAAAAGCATTAGAAGAGTCTAGAAATAATTGTCGTTTAGGAGATACATTAGAAGAAGTAACTGAAATCCAAAATTACATCAAAAATGCGAAAAAGATTTATATTCCAAATAAAAATGGAATTAAAGTCGATGTTTTAAATAAAGTTTTAAAGGAATATAATTTGCCTACTGCTAAAATACTCCAAATAAACACTAATGAAGCAGATAGTAATCGTAGCCCAGCATTTGCCAAAGCTATGATGGCGCTAGATGTATGTGATTGTGATTTAATAATAGCTAGAGGGCGTTTAGGTTTGCCAGGATCAGGGTCACTATTGCTTATTGTAGATAATAAAGGGAGAATATTAACTTGTGGAACTTCTCCATCTCATGCAGTTAGCCAAAAATCCCTTGAAGATGCAGTATATGAAGAAGCAAATGAAGCATTACAAAAAGTTGGATTTAAAAAAGAAGGCTAA
- the hmdB gene encoding 5,10-methenyltetrahydromethanopterin hydrogenase cofactor biosynthesis protein HmdB, whose amino-acid sequence MIDEILKKAENNKKISDEEFLQLLQVTDEENLKKLYSTAVNIRNKHSKLIKLTSTVHITNKCTIQPRCKYCGFAPKTSTDGYYDSFYKTDDEILKAAISIEEAGIPRVSCSGGYGYKGKQGVNATEIVKNNTSLEILVNVGGDLTEESVNQLADLGADTVCCNLETINEDIFNFVKPGETLEDRIETCQMVSDAGIELSSGLLLGLGESLEDRIAHLHYLNKFETLGEIPIMGFNPYKDTPMANHPPSPLEEQLKFISVVRIMYPEIRITVPTPTIGPKNVEYSLNAGANNLATVIADNYPLAVKGVGSPTCGNYDDVISVITKLGLTPQTI is encoded by the coding sequence TTGATTGATGAAATTTTAAAAAAGGCTGAAAATAACAAAAAAATAAGTGATGAAGAATTTCTTCAATTATTACAAGTAACTGATGAAGAAAATTTAAAAAAACTATATTCAACTGCTGTTAATATTAGAAATAAACATTCCAAACTAATTAAATTAACATCAACAGTCCACATTACAAATAAATGCACAATTCAACCAAGATGTAAATATTGTGGATTTGCACCAAAAACATCAACTGACGGTTATTATGATTCCTTTTATAAAACAGATGATGAAATACTTAAAGCAGCAATATCCATTGAAGAAGCAGGAATTCCTAGAGTAAGTTGCTCTGGAGGATATGGATATAAAGGCAAACAAGGAGTAAATGCTACTGAAATTGTTAAAAACAATACTTCACTTGAAATTTTAGTAAATGTAGGTGGTGATTTAACTGAGGAATCAGTTAATCAGTTAGCAGATTTAGGTGCTGATACTGTTTGTTGTAATTTAGAAACAATTAACGAAGATATTTTCAACTTTGTAAAACCTGGAGAAACTTTAGAAGATAGAATTGAAACCTGCCAAATGGTTAGTGATGCAGGAATTGAACTTTCATCAGGATTATTACTCGGTCTTGGAGAATCATTAGAAGACAGAATAGCTCATTTACATTACTTAAACAAATTTGAAACATTAGGTGAAATTCCAATAATGGGATTCAATCCATATAAAGATACTCCTATGGCAAATCATCCTCCTTCACCTTTAGAAGAACAGTTGAAATTCATATCTGTAGTACGTATAATGTATCCTGAAATAAGAATTACAGTACCTACTCCAACAATAGGTCCTAAAAATGTAGAATATTCATTAAATGCAGGAGCAAATAATTTAGCTACTGTAATTGCAGATAATTATCCATTAGCTGTAAAAGGTGTAGGTTCTCCAACCTGCGGAAACTATGATGATGTAATTTCAGTTATAACAAAATTAGGTTTAACACCACAAACAATCTGA
- the hmd gene encoding 5,10-methenyltetrahydromethanopterin hydrogenase, with the protein MKVAILGAGCYRTHAASGITNFARACEVAEETGKEKIAMTHSTIEMGAELLHLAGVDEVVVSDPVFDNDFTVVDDFDCKDVIAAHKAGNPEDVMVDIRAKVNELAESLPNPPKAAIHFVDPNDLGMTTMSDDAAAVADADWVMTWLPEGGMQKPIIEKFAGELKDGAIITHACTIPTTEFKKIFDECGANVNVASYHPGAVPEMKGQAYIGEGYADEASIKTLLDLGEKARGSAFTLPANLLGPVCDMCSAVTAITYAGILAYRDTVTQILGAPAGFAQMMANEALTQVTALMQDEGIDKMDEALNPGALLGTADSMNFGPLAEIVPTVLENLEKRS; encoded by the coding sequence ATGAAAGTAGCAATTTTAGGTGCAGGATGTTACAGAACTCATGCTGCAAGTGGTATTACCAACTTTGCAAGAGCTTGTGAAGTTGCAGAAGAAACTGGAAAAGAAAAAATCGCAATGACTCACTCTACTATCGAAATGGGTGCAGAATTATTACACCTCGCTGGAGTAGATGAAGTAGTTGTATCTGACCCAGTATTCGACAACGATTTCACAGTAGTAGATGACTTTGACTGCAAAGATGTTATCGCAGCTCACAAAGCTGGAAACCCTGAAGATGTAATGGTAGACATTAGAGCAAAAGTAAATGAGTTAGCTGAATCCCTCCCTAACCCACCTAAAGCAGCTATCCACTTTGTAGATCCAAATGATTTAGGAATGACAACCATGAGCGACGATGCTGCTGCTGTAGCTGACGCTGACTGGGTAATGACCTGGTTACCAGAAGGTGGAATGCAAAAACCTATTATCGAAAAATTCGCTGGTGAACTCAAAGACGGAGCAATCATTACTCACGCATGTACTATTCCTACCACTGAATTCAAAAAAATATTCGACGAATGTGGAGCAAACGTAAATGTAGCTTCTTACCACCCAGGTGCTGTACCTGAAATGAAAGGACAAGCATACATTGGTGAAGGATACGCTGATGAAGCATCTATCAAAACATTATTAGATTTAGGTGAAAAAGCAAGAGGATCCGCATTTACATTACCTGCAAACTTATTAGGTCCAGTATGTGATATGTGTTCCGCTGTAACTGCAATTACTTACGCAGGTATCTTAGCTTACAGAGATACTGTAACTCAAATTTTAGGTGCACCTGCAGGATTTGCACAAATGATGGCTAACGAAGCTTTAACCCAAGTTACTGCTTTAATGCAAGATGAAGGTATTGACAAAATGGATGAAGCTTTAAACCCTGGTGCATTACTCGGTACTGCTGACTCAATGAACTTCGGTCCATTAGCAGAAATCGTACCTACCGTTTTAGAAAACTTAGAAAAAAGAAGCTAA